A single region of the Leptothrix cholodnii SP-6 genome encodes:
- a CDS encoding OmpA family protein — MKSLASSAAVSLNTRLPARGATVIALAAAIALAACADMSERQKGTAGGAAIGAVGGAILSKATGGKAGTGAVVGGAVGAVAGNLWSKRMEDKRKAMEAATQGTGIDVVRTTDNQLKVNIPADFSFDVGRSAVKPVMVPVLDKLAQGLDATVQVQVIGHTDSSGSDAVNNPLSLDRAEAVRDYLSRHGVPAARIQVEGRGEREPVADNATPDGRAQNRRVEIFLREPQPS; from the coding sequence ATGAAATCTCTCGCCTCATCTGCCGCTGTCTCGCTGAACACCCGCCTGCCCGCACGCGGCGCCACCGTGATCGCGCTGGCCGCTGCCATCGCGCTTGCCGCCTGCGCCGACATGAGCGAGCGCCAGAAGGGCACCGCCGGCGGCGCGGCGATCGGCGCGGTGGGCGGCGCCATCCTCAGCAAGGCGACCGGCGGCAAGGCCGGCACCGGTGCGGTGGTGGGCGGGGCGGTCGGCGCGGTGGCCGGCAACCTCTGGTCCAAGCGCATGGAAGACAAGCGCAAGGCGATGGAGGCCGCCACGCAAGGCACCGGCATCGACGTGGTGCGCACCACCGACAACCAGCTCAAGGTCAACATCCCGGCCGATTTCTCGTTCGACGTCGGCCGCTCCGCCGTCAAGCCGGTGATGGTGCCGGTGCTCGACAAGCTCGCCCAGGGCCTCGACGCCACGGTGCAGGTGCAGGTGATCGGCCACACCGACAGCAGCGGCAGCGATGCGGTCAACAACCCGCTGTCGCTCGACCGGGCCGAGGCGGTGCGCGACTACCTGTCGCGCCACGGCGTGCCGGCCGCGCGCATCCAGGTCGAAGGCCGCGGCGAGCGCGAGCCGGTGGCCGACAACGCCACCCCCGACGGCCGGGCGCAGAACCGCCGCGTCGAGATCTTCCTGCGCGAGCCGCAGCCGTCCTGA